In one Nocardia tengchongensis genomic region, the following are encoded:
- a CDS encoding MMPL family transporter, whose translation MAAWARVVVARPKTVLVVAVLFALACGLFAAGLQQRVSSAGFVVPHGESTEVDGWVSERLGPQNPDVIAVYTAPEGQSLADIGPRVTAAIAAVDPGLLQRPVESYWNSARSPYLRSADGRQAVAVVFSAGDDNQRVAEYPKLAAALRVPGLDTKLTGYSALADTISEQSRHDLVLAESISIPLTALVLVLVFGGVVAAALPVLIGTLAVVGALGAVGLIARLTEVSVFAMNVVSLLGLGLAIDYGLFIVGRFREELANGSTTEAAVARTLATAGRTVLFSALLLMCAFAGTFVFPLAVLRSLGIGAIAAVGLAAALSVTALPAALALLGPRIGKWSWRADAFDRSEARAQRFWGAVVTAVLRRPGTIAIAVGAILLVLAAPLTGVRLGDIDHTALPAGNETRVAVEELTAHFPAANSGATILVRETDGSAPTPAAISRALREISGVPGVRQATALDTRDNTTIVHAALAAPDRSPQAQDIVRDLRALHPDGLDLRVGGESATTVDSITAVLDRLPLMIAVMVAVTLLMLAVAFRSIVLPLKAVLMAFLSLAATFGVLTWIFDQGHLAGALRISVGPLSAGMLVLIIAVVFGLSTDYEVFLLSRMVEAHDAGADTEESVRIGTVQTARVITAAATLLVLITGAFTLSPLTPMRFLGLGMVIALIIDATLVRMLLVPALVKLMGPANWWAPRT comes from the coding sequence GTGGCGGCATGGGCCCGGGTGGTGGTGGCGCGTCCGAAGACCGTGCTCGTGGTGGCGGTGTTGTTCGCGTTGGCGTGCGGGTTGTTCGCGGCCGGGCTGCAGCAGCGGGTGAGTTCGGCCGGGTTCGTGGTGCCACACGGGGAATCGACCGAGGTGGACGGGTGGGTCAGCGAGCGGCTGGGGCCGCAGAATCCGGATGTGATCGCGGTGTACACCGCGCCGGAGGGGCAGTCGCTGGCCGATATCGGGCCGCGGGTGACGGCGGCGATCGCGGCGGTCGACCCGGGCCTGCTGCAGCGGCCAGTCGAAAGCTATTGGAACAGTGCGCGATCGCCGTATCTGCGGTCCGCCGATGGGCGGCAGGCCGTCGCGGTCGTGTTCTCGGCGGGTGACGACAATCAGCGGGTCGCGGAGTATCCGAAACTCGCTGCCGCACTGCGTGTTCCGGGGCTCGACACGAAACTGACCGGGTACAGCGCGCTCGCCGACACCATCAGCGAGCAGTCGCGGCACGATCTGGTGCTGGCCGAATCCATTTCGATTCCGCTGACCGCCCTGGTGCTGGTACTCGTGTTCGGCGGCGTGGTGGCGGCCGCGCTGCCGGTGCTGATCGGCACACTCGCGGTGGTGGGGGCACTGGGCGCGGTCGGGCTCATCGCGCGGCTCACCGAAGTGAGCGTCTTCGCCATGAACGTGGTGTCGCTGCTGGGGCTCGGATTGGCCATCGACTACGGGCTTTTCATTGTCGGGCGCTTCCGCGAGGAGCTCGCGAACGGGAGCACGACCGAGGCGGCGGTGGCCCGCACGCTGGCGACCGCCGGGCGCACGGTGCTGTTCTCGGCGCTGCTGCTGATGTGCGCGTTCGCCGGAACCTTCGTCTTCCCGCTCGCGGTGTTGCGCTCGCTCGGCATCGGGGCCATCGCGGCGGTCGGGCTCGCGGCCGCATTGTCGGTGACCGCACTACCCGCCGCGCTCGCGCTGCTCGGGCCCCGCATCGGCAAGTGGAGTTGGCGCGCGGACGCCTTCGACCGCTCCGAGGCACGGGCGCAACGATTCTGGGGTGCGGTGGTCACCGCGGTGCTGCGACGCCCGGGCACGATCGCGATCGCCGTCGGCGCGATCCTGCTGGTCCTGGCCGCACCGCTGACCGGGGTCCGGCTCGGCGACATCGACCACACCGCCCTGCCCGCGGGCAACGAGACCCGGGTCGCGGTCGAGGAATTGACGGCGCACTTCCCGGCCGCGAACAGCGGCGCGACCATCCTGGTCCGCGAAACCGACGGCAGCGCACCGACTCCGGCGGCGATCAGCCGGGCGCTGCGGGAGATCAGCGGGGTCCCCGGGGTCCGCCAGGCGACCGCGCTCGACACCCGCGACAACACCACCATCGTGCATGCCGCGCTCGCCGCGCCGGACCGCTCACCGCAGGCCCAGGACATCGTGCGGGACCTGCGCGCCCTGCACCCGGACGGGCTCGACCTGCGCGTGGGCGGGGAGAGCGCCACCACCGTCGACAGCATCACGGCCGTCCTGGACCGGCTGCCGCTGATGATCGCGGTGATGGTGGCGGTCACCCTGCTCATGCTGGCCGTCGCCTTCCGGTCGATCGTGCTGCCGCTGAAGGCCGTGCTCATGGCCTTCCTCAGCCTGGCCGCCACCTTCGGCGTGCTGACCTGGATCTTCGATCAGGGACATCTGGCCGGCGCGCTGCGGATCAGTGTCGGTCCGCTCTCCGCCGGGATGCTGGTCCTGATCATCGCCGTGGTCTTCGGCCTCTCCACCGACTACGAGGTGTTCCTGCTGTCGCGGATGGTGGAGGCACACGACGCGGGCGCGGACACCGAGGAATCGGTGCGCATCGGCACGGTGCAGACCGCCCGCGTGATCACCGCCGCCGCAACACTATTGGTGCTGATCACCGGCGCGTTCACGCTCTCGCCGCTCACCCCCATGCGTTTCCTGGGCCTCGGCATGGTGATCGCCCTGATCATCGACGCTACCCTGGTCCGCATGCTGCTGGTACCCGCACTGGTCAAGCTGATGGGGCCCGCCAACTGGTGGGCCCCGCGAACCTGA
- a CDS encoding peptide synthetase produces the protein MFRRPISPTELIYFPMRDLAPPFLMQLVVEGTGSIDPEDLRRAVATAADANPGARLVRDGKQWVDSGVAPGVRVVDHALQYPALEADPVLTSPIGPTPDATVEVLLLTAAPTTLVFRVFHGVMDGMGMVMWATDVLRVLRGEDPVGAPDPIADAELVRRIGAPGRPTLMLPRFRSATGHGRQDPGEHRHLLRTRTIHATGPGALMRVAAMLADEGGPVSRIMIPVDIRRHDPELRSTANLALPLFLDVRPGMDWKQLNEIKRAGLQENRELNQMDNGGLKYLPQAAGRGLLRTLNLLGARTGRNLASATVSHMGRYDLDALAVPGFTPTAIKVMPQHSVAMPLLMGMTECGGRTELTVSVRNGRGVPERLDALLDRIVRTLETEFAPENSTAGR, from the coding sequence ATGTTCCGCCGTCCCATCTCCCCCACCGAACTCATCTACTTCCCCATGCGGGATCTGGCTCCGCCGTTCCTGATGCAGCTGGTGGTGGAAGGCACGGGCAGCATCGACCCGGAGGATTTGCGGCGCGCGGTCGCCACCGCCGCCGACGCGAATCCGGGCGCGCGCCTGGTCCGCGACGGCAAGCAGTGGGTGGACAGCGGGGTCGCGCCCGGTGTGCGGGTGGTCGACCACGCGCTGCAATATCCGGCGCTGGAGGCGGATCCGGTGCTCACCAGCCCGATCGGGCCGACCCCGGACGCCACGGTGGAGGTGCTGCTGCTCACCGCCGCACCCACCACCCTGGTCTTCCGGGTCTTCCACGGCGTCATGGACGGCATGGGCATGGTCATGTGGGCCACCGACGTGCTGCGCGTACTGCGCGGCGAGGACCCGGTCGGCGCACCCGACCCGATCGCCGACGCCGAACTGGTGCGCCGGATCGGCGCACCCGGCCGGCCCACCCTGATGCTGCCGCGCTTCCGTTCGGCCACCGGGCACGGCCGCCAGGATCCAGGCGAGCACCGGCACCTGTTGCGTACCCGAACGATTCACGCCACCGGTCCCGGCGCGCTCATGCGGGTGGCGGCGATGCTGGCCGACGAGGGCGGCCCGGTGTCGCGCATCATGATCCCGGTCGACATCCGCCGCCACGACCCGGAACTGCGGTCGACGGCGAACCTGGCGCTGCCGCTGTTCCTGGATGTCCGGCCGGGAATGGATTGGAAGCAGCTCAACGAGATCAAACGCGCTGGGCTGCAGGAGAACCGCGAACTCAACCAGATGGACAACGGCGGGCTCAAATACCTGCCGCAGGCCGCCGGACGCGGACTGCTGCGCACCCTGAACCTGCTGGGTGCCCGCACCGGCCGGAACCTGGCCTCCGCCACCGTCTCCCACATGGGCCGCTACGACCTCGACGCGCTCGCGGTGCCCGGCTTCACCCCGACCGCGATCAAGGTGATGCCTCAGCACAGCGTAGCCATGCCGCTCCTCATGGGCATGACCGAATGCGGCGGCCGCACCGAACTCACCGTCTCCGTCCGCAACGGCCGCGGTGTGCCCGAACGCCTGGACGCCCTGCTCGATCGCATCGTCCGGACGCTGGAAACCGAATTCGCCCCGGAGAATTCGACCGCCGGTCGCTAG
- a CDS encoding NAD(P)-dependent oxidoreductase — MKALVTGASGFLGGAIVRRLVRDGDYEVAILARPTSNLRDLAEVIDRVEVVTGDLTDAASLDRATKGVDVVFHSAARVDDRGTRAQFVAENVTATENLLRAAQRNGAARFVFISSPSALMDRDGGDQIDIDESVPYPSRYLNHYSETKAAAERLVLTSNTPEFSTCALRPRAIWGAGDRSGPIVRLLGRAGEGTLPDLSYGRQVYASLCHVDNIAEACVLAARSEQAGGKAYFIADAERTDVWGFLGEVAAGLGYPMPTRQPNPRVLAAIVAAIETVWRIPLVAVRWSPPLSRYVVALMTRTATYDTTAATRDLGYHPIVDRDTGLAGFLTWLESQGGAVALNEQI, encoded by the coding sequence ATGAAGGCGCTGGTGACGGGGGCTTCGGGCTTCCTGGGCGGGGCGATCGTGCGCCGCCTGGTCCGCGACGGCGACTACGAGGTGGCCATTCTGGCCCGGCCCACCAGCAACCTGCGCGACCTGGCGGAGGTGATCGACCGGGTCGAGGTCGTCACCGGCGATCTCACCGACGCGGCCTCCCTCGACCGCGCCACAAAAGGCGTGGACGTGGTGTTCCACAGCGCCGCCCGGGTGGACGATCGCGGCACCCGCGCCCAGTTCGTGGCCGAGAACGTCACGGCCACCGAGAATCTGCTGCGCGCGGCACAGCGCAACGGGGCCGCGCGCTTCGTGTTCATCTCCAGCCCGAGCGCCCTGATGGACCGGGACGGCGGCGATCAGATCGACATCGACGAATCGGTGCCGTACCCGAGCCGCTACCTGAACCACTACTCCGAGACCAAGGCCGCGGCCGAGCGCCTCGTCCTGACCTCGAACACACCCGAATTCAGCACCTGCGCGCTGCGGCCGCGCGCCATCTGGGGCGCGGGCGACCGGTCCGGGCCGATCGTGCGGCTGCTGGGCCGCGCGGGCGAGGGCACGCTGCCGGATCTGTCCTACGGCCGGCAGGTGTACGCCTCGCTGTGCCACGTGGACAACATCGCCGAGGCGTGCGTGCTGGCCGCGCGCAGCGAACAGGCCGGGGGCAAGGCGTATTTCATCGCCGACGCCGAGCGGACCGACGTGTGGGGCTTCCTCGGCGAGGTGGCGGCCGGTCTCGGCTACCCGATGCCGACCCGGCAGCCGAACCCGCGGGTGCTGGCCGCGATCGTGGCCGCCATCGAAACCGTGTGGCGCATACCGTTAGTCGCCGTCCGATGGTCGCCGCCGCTGTCACGGTACGTGGTGGCCCTGATGACCCGCACCGCCACCTACGACACCACCGCCGCCACCAGAGATCTGGGCTATCACCCGATCGTGGACCGCGACACCGGACTGGCCGGATTCCTGACCTGGCTCGAAAGCCAGGGCGGCGCAGTCGCATTGAACGAACAGATCTAG
- a CDS encoding fatty acid CoA ligase family protein: MTTATYWQAIDRFRAVVAADPDREAVIYPAGKTASGLPDYRHLTYRELDEWSDTIGLHLTAAGVGRGTRTIVLVLPSPELYAVMLGLLKIGAIPVVIDPGMGVRKMLNCLRAANAEAFIGIPQAHAARVLFAKYFRDVRVTLTVGPRWFWGGPTLRSWDAPATASRFGTRFRADAAGPAAAKVAARLEELLATVADARRPAGEHRAPFDAFTLRERVPAPADEVLLIAYTTGSTGPAKAVEMTHGNLSAMVEQVHAARGHVEPGTSLITLPLVGILDMLLGSRCVLPPLVPSKVGSTEPAHVVDAINRFGVKTMFASPAVLIPLLRHLETHKTPVPTLHSIFSGGAPVPDHCIAGLRRVLAEDAEVYAGYGSTEALPMSTIESRELLGGLAERARLGDGTCVGRPAEGVSARLVAITDDPIPTWAHAEARSTDLAATRGIGELVVSGPNVSTRYYWPESANAAGKIHDGDTVWHRTGDLAWIDSEDRIWFCGRKSQRLQTAAGPMFSVQVEQVFNAVPDVVRTALVGVGPRGAQRPVLCVEAAPEANTAALLVRLRERATQFEVTAPVSTFLFHPKFPVDIRHNAKIGREQLAIWATERLGKDERR; the protein is encoded by the coding sequence GTGACCACCGCGACCTATTGGCAGGCCATCGACCGCTTCCGCGCGGTGGTGGCCGCCGATCCGGACCGTGAGGCGGTGATCTACCCCGCGGGGAAGACCGCCTCCGGCCTGCCGGACTACCGCCACCTCACCTACCGCGAGCTCGACGAGTGGTCCGACACCATCGGCCTGCATCTGACCGCCGCCGGGGTGGGCCGCGGCACCCGCACCATCGTGCTGGTGCTGCCCAGCCCGGAGCTGTACGCGGTCATGCTGGGGCTGTTGAAGATCGGCGCCATCCCGGTGGTCATCGATCCGGGCATGGGTGTGCGCAAGATGCTGAACTGCCTGCGCGCCGCGAACGCCGAAGCGTTCATCGGCATCCCGCAGGCCCACGCGGCGCGGGTGCTGTTCGCCAAGTACTTCCGCGATGTGCGGGTGACGCTCACCGTCGGCCCGCGCTGGTTCTGGGGCGGGCCCACGCTGCGCAGCTGGGACGCCCCCGCCACGGCGAGCCGGTTCGGCACCCGATTCCGCGCCGACGCCGCCGGTCCGGCCGCCGCGAAAGTCGCGGCGCGGCTGGAGGAACTGCTCGCCACCGTCGCCGACGCCCGCCGGCCCGCGGGCGAGCACCGCGCCCCGTTCGACGCCTTCACGCTGCGGGAGCGGGTGCCCGCCCCCGCCGACGAGGTGCTGCTCATCGCCTACACCACCGGCAGCACCGGCCCCGCCAAGGCCGTGGAGATGACGCACGGCAATCTCAGCGCCATGGTCGAACAGGTGCACGCCGCGCGCGGGCACGTGGAGCCGGGCACGTCGCTGATCACGCTGCCGCTGGTGGGCATTCTCGACATGCTGCTCGGATCGCGGTGCGTGCTGCCGCCGTTGGTGCCCAGCAAGGTGGGCTCCACCGAGCCGGCGCACGTGGTCGACGCGATCAACCGGTTCGGGGTGAAGACCATGTTCGCCTCCCCCGCCGTGCTGATCCCGCTGCTGCGGCACCTGGAGACGCACAAGACCCCGGTGCCCACGCTGCACAGCATCTTCTCCGGCGGCGCGCCCGTCCCCGATCACTGCATCGCCGGACTGCGGCGGGTGCTGGCCGAGGACGCGGAGGTGTACGCCGGATACGGCTCCACCGAGGCGCTGCCGATGTCCACCATCGAATCGCGGGAGCTGCTCGGCGGTTTGGCCGAGCGCGCCCGCCTGGGTGACGGGACCTGCGTCGGGCGGCCCGCCGAGGGTGTGAGCGCGCGGCTGGTCGCGATCACCGACGACCCGATCCCGACCTGGGCGCACGCCGAGGCCCGCTCGACCGACCTGGCCGCCACCCGCGGCATCGGCGAACTGGTGGTGTCCGGGCCGAACGTGAGCACCCGCTACTACTGGCCGGAGTCGGCGAACGCGGCGGGCAAGATCCACGACGGCGACACTGTGTGGCATCGCACCGGCGACCTGGCCTGGATCGACAGCGAGGACCGGATCTGGTTCTGCGGACGCAAGAGTCAGCGCCTGCAGACCGCCGCCGGGCCGATGTTCTCGGTGCAGGTCGAGCAGGTCTTCAACGCCGTGCCCGACGTGGTGCGCACCGCGCTGGTCGGGGTGGGCCCACGCGGCGCGCAACGCCCGGTGCTCTGTGTGGAGGCCGCGCCGGAGGCGAACACCGCCGCCCTGCTGGTCCGGCTGCGCGAGCGCGCCACCCAATTCGAGGTCACCGCACCGGTTTCCACGTTCCTGTTCCACCCGAAGTTCCCGGTCGACATCCGACACAATGCCAAGATCGGCCGCGAACAGCTCGCGATCTGGGCGACGGAGCGGCTCGGAAAGGACGAACGACGATGA
- a CDS encoding 3-oxoacyl-ACP synthase III family protein, with protein sequence MPQSRFEAIGAYLPENRVTTAELVARLKEAPEFDLERITGVKERRFRDTRPESREDSFALAMKAVEDCLTRSSYAAGDLDIIISTSITRSMHGTKMYMEPSFAGAIGRAIGAREDVIAFDLSNACAGMMSGVYILDRMIRSGAVKRGIVVSGEAITPIAETAVHEIASKYDLQFASLTVGDSGAAVVLDEAVDDNDKIHYIELTTASEFSHLCLGMPSDKSNGVALYTDNRKMHNEARFLLWTDTQRNFMEARGITFADEGFDYIIHHQFGAAAIPFMNAIAEREFGHPMPPDLNVIEKYGNTSSTSHFIVLHDQLSQQNLAAGSKILMIPAASGVVGGFLSTTISSLKV encoded by the coding sequence GTGCCGCAATCTCGATTCGAAGCAATCGGCGCCTATCTACCCGAGAACCGGGTCACCACAGCAGAACTCGTCGCGCGATTGAAGGAGGCTCCCGAATTCGATCTCGAACGAATCACGGGAGTCAAGGAACGACGATTCCGCGATACCCGCCCGGAGAGCCGCGAGGATTCCTTCGCGCTCGCCATGAAGGCCGTCGAGGACTGTCTGACCAGGTCGTCCTATGCCGCGGGCGATCTCGACATCATCATCTCCACCTCCATCACCCGCAGCATGCACGGCACCAAGATGTACATGGAGCCGTCCTTCGCCGGGGCCATCGGCCGCGCCATCGGGGCGCGCGAGGATGTCATCGCCTTCGATCTGTCGAATGCCTGCGCGGGCATGATGAGCGGCGTCTACATTCTCGACCGGATGATTCGCAGTGGCGCGGTGAAACGCGGCATCGTGGTCAGTGGTGAGGCGATCACGCCGATCGCGGAAACCGCCGTGCACGAGATCGCGAGCAAATACGATCTGCAATTCGCGTCGCTGACCGTCGGCGATTCCGGCGCGGCCGTGGTGCTGGACGAAGCCGTCGACGACAACGACAAGATCCACTACATCGAACTCACCACCGCGTCGGAGTTCTCCCACCTCTGTCTGGGCATGCCGAGCGACAAATCCAACGGCGTCGCGCTGTACACCGACAACCGGAAGATGCACAACGAGGCCCGGTTCCTGCTGTGGACCGACACCCAGCGCAATTTCATGGAGGCGCGGGGCATCACCTTCGCCGACGAGGGCTTCGACTACATCATCCACCACCAGTTCGGCGCGGCCGCGATCCCGTTCATGAACGCCATCGCCGAACGCGAGTTCGGCCACCCCATGCCGCCGGACCTCAATGTCATCGAGAAGTACGGAAACACTTCCAGTACTTCACATTTCATCGTGCTGCACGATCAGCTGAGCCAGCAGAACCTGGCCGCCGGGTCGAAGATCCTGATGATCCCGGCGGCGTCGGGTGTCGTCGGCGGGTTCCTGTCCACCACCATCTCGTCGCTGAAGGTCTGA